In the Aromatoleum bremense genome, one interval contains:
- a CDS encoding PhaM family polyhydroxyalkanoate granule multifunctional regulatory protein, with product MSKETSSKDPLEFVRGMWSSMGFSLPGMVTPTLDVDELDKRIADMKAVENWLKMNLNMLQMTIQGLEMQRVAIATVQAMTQHAREATENPAQQGDNPFAAAAMWPWNLMGGSPPAAGEPPPAPDQKQAEPKPSGAAAAKSTTQPK from the coding sequence GTGTCGAAAGAAACGTCATCCAAGGATCCCCTCGAGTTCGTGCGCGGCATGTGGAGCAGCATGGGGTTTTCGCTGCCCGGGATGGTCACGCCAACGCTCGACGTCGATGAACTCGACAAGCGGATCGCCGACATGAAGGCGGTCGAAAACTGGCTCAAGATGAACCTGAACATGCTGCAGATGACGATCCAGGGGCTGGAGATGCAGCGCGTCGCGATCGCCACCGTGCAGGCCATGACCCAGCATGCGCGCGAGGCCACGGAAAATCCCGCACAGCAGGGGGACAACCCGTTTGCCGCTGCGGCGATGTGGCCATGGAATCTGATGGGCGGCTCGCCGCCTGCAGCCGGCGAGCCGCCCCCGGCGCCTGACCAGAAGCAGGCCGAACCGAAGCCTTCCGGCGCCGCGGCGGCCAAGTCGACGACGCAGCCGAAGTAA
- a CDS encoding hybrid sensor histidine kinase/response regulator, with product MIRNWGIRSRVMLVAVLPTLVLAIVLTAFYTGSRVTDHREAHLARGQAFARQLAAASEYAVFSGNRESLRRLAGAMLAETDVLGVMISDRNGDALAQSGRLDATLPLPPRAVWTPGLVTASETLRVIEPVLPTSLDLDDGFDEAALDTLSGAGTPPVLGTVVVDISRAQLNARQNELLITGSAAILMVLIGSLVLAHYMSRGVTGPIRRVASAVERIGRGQFSARLSGIGGGTLRTLAEGVNQMAAKLASAHDDMSRQIADATAELRARKDEAERATLSKSRFLAAASHDLRQPMHALGLFIAELSQHTHAPASRRLVERIAASAEAMENLLDSLLDISKLDAGVLEPHISIFPLQPVLDRIAIEQRPRADTQDLLLRTRPTPLWVESDPVLFERIIGNLVSNAVRYTRKGRILIACRRRGERVRIEVRDNGVGIAAEAQEIIFQEFIQLDNPARSRDKGLGLGLAIVRRLTDLLGHRLAVRSRPGRGSVFAIEVPAAQPVEYAEPGETRRQPGDLLGVRVALVDDDPLAQAGMRSLLTSWGCEVSAGSDIESVLAALARSGHEPQLVISDYRLHGTSNGIDAIRMARTRYGESLPATLISGDTGPETLRQAQSEGLALLHKPVRPARLRALLNRLSDPERDF from the coding sequence ATGATCAGGAACTGGGGCATCCGGTCGCGCGTGATGCTGGTCGCAGTGCTGCCGACGCTCGTGCTGGCGATCGTGCTCACCGCGTTCTACACCGGCTCGCGGGTCACCGATCACCGCGAAGCCCACCTCGCCCGGGGCCAGGCGTTTGCGCGGCAGCTCGCGGCAGCGAGCGAATATGCCGTGTTCTCCGGCAACCGGGAATCGCTGCGGCGCCTTGCCGGGGCGATGCTCGCGGAGACCGACGTCCTTGGCGTGATGATCAGCGACCGCAACGGCGACGCGCTCGCGCAAAGCGGACGGCTCGATGCGACGCTGCCGTTGCCGCCGCGCGCGGTGTGGACGCCGGGCCTCGTCACCGCGAGCGAGACGCTGCGGGTCATCGAGCCGGTACTGCCGACGTCGCTCGATCTCGACGACGGTTTCGACGAAGCGGCCCTCGACACGCTGTCCGGCGCCGGGACTCCGCCGGTGCTGGGCACGGTCGTCGTCGACATCTCGCGCGCGCAGCTCAACGCGCGGCAGAATGAATTGTTGATCACCGGGAGCGCGGCGATCCTCATGGTGCTGATCGGCAGCCTCGTGCTCGCGCACTACATGAGCCGCGGCGTCACCGGGCCGATCCGGCGCGTCGCGTCGGCGGTCGAACGCATCGGGCGGGGCCAGTTTTCCGCGCGGCTGTCCGGCATCGGCGGCGGCACCCTGCGCACGCTCGCCGAAGGCGTCAACCAGATGGCGGCAAAGCTCGCGAGTGCGCACGACGACATGAGCCGCCAGATCGCGGACGCCACGGCGGAGCTGCGGGCCCGCAAGGACGAAGCCGAACGCGCGACCCTGTCGAAGTCACGCTTCCTCGCCGCCGCCAGTCACGATCTGCGCCAACCGATGCATGCGCTGGGCCTGTTCATCGCCGAGCTGTCGCAACACACGCACGCGCCGGCGTCGCGCCGCCTCGTCGAGCGCATCGCGGCCTCTGCCGAAGCGATGGAGAACCTGCTCGACAGCCTGCTCGACATCTCGAAACTCGACGCCGGCGTGCTGGAGCCGCACATCAGCATCTTTCCGCTGCAACCGGTCCTCGACCGCATCGCCATCGAGCAGCGTCCGCGCGCGGACACGCAGGACCTGCTGCTCAGGACCCGGCCGACGCCGCTGTGGGTCGAGAGCGACCCGGTGCTGTTCGAGCGCATCATCGGCAACCTCGTCAGCAACGCGGTGCGCTATACGCGCAAGGGCCGCATCCTGATCGCGTGCCGGCGGCGCGGCGAGCGGGTGCGGATCGAAGTGCGCGACAACGGCGTCGGCATCGCCGCCGAGGCGCAGGAAATCATCTTCCAGGAGTTCATCCAGCTCGACAATCCGGCGCGCTCGCGCGACAAGGGGCTTGGGCTCGGGCTCGCGATCGTGCGGCGCCTCACCGACCTGCTCGGTCATCGCCTCGCGGTCCGCTCCCGTCCGGGCAGGGGATCGGTGTTCGCGATCGAAGTGCCGGCCGCGCAGCCGGTCGAATACGCCGAGCCCGGCGAGACCCGCAGGCAGCCCGGAGACCTGCTCGGCGTACGCGTGGCGCTCGTCGATGACGATCCGCTCGCGCAAGCGGGCATGCGCAGCCTGCTGACGTCCTGGGGGTGCGAAGTCAGCGCGGGCAGCGACATCGAAAGCGTGCTGGCGGCACTCGCGCGATCCGGCCACGAACCGCAGCTGGTCATCAGTGATTACCGCCTGCACGGCACCTCGAACGGCATCGATGCGATCCGCATGGCGCGCACACGATACGGCGAAAGCCTCCCGGCAACGTTGATCAGCGGCGACACCGGCCCCGAGACCCTGCGCCAGGCGCAGAGCGAAGGCCTGGCGCTGCTCCACAAGCCGGTCCGTCCGGCGCGCCTGCGGGCGCTGCTCAACCGCCTGTCCGACCCGGAGCGGGACTTCTGA
- a CDS encoding AEC family transporter has translation MQSLLLLLPDFSLILLGAGLRRRLVPDGAFWAGVERLVYFILFPALLFNAMAGADLDPGKALPLFLAGLGVMVAGFVLGWLGRPLMGLDAIGFASRLQCAYRFNTYIGIAVAGKLHGAAGVAMMGALCGAMVPFANIMAVGMLARHGQGGLLRELMRNPLVLATLAGLAVNLSGVALAEPFQFFLKRLGDAAVALGLLAVGSALRWGEAGGRWAGSAWLVSVKLMLLPALAWALGRQFGLAGIAFDTLVMFAALPSASSAYILAMRMGGDGPGVAWLISVTTLLAVASLTFWLQLL, from the coding sequence ATGCAAAGCCTGCTCCTGCTCCTGCCCGATTTCTCGCTGATTCTCCTCGGCGCGGGCCTGCGCCGGCGCCTCGTCCCTGACGGGGCGTTCTGGGCGGGCGTCGAGAGACTTGTCTATTTCATCCTGTTCCCGGCGCTGCTCTTCAACGCGATGGCGGGCGCAGACCTCGATCCCGGCAAGGCGCTGCCGCTGTTTCTCGCCGGGCTGGGCGTGATGGTCGCGGGTTTCGTCCTCGGCTGGCTCGGGCGCCCGCTGATGGGCCTGGACGCGATCGGCTTCGCGTCGCGGCTGCAGTGTGCGTATCGCTTCAATACCTATATCGGCATCGCCGTCGCGGGGAAGCTCCACGGCGCGGCGGGCGTGGCGATGATGGGCGCACTGTGCGGCGCGATGGTGCCGTTCGCGAACATCATGGCGGTCGGCATGCTCGCCCGACACGGCCAGGGCGGCCTGTTGCGCGAGCTGATGCGCAATCCGCTGGTGCTCGCGACCCTCGCCGGCCTGGCGGTCAACCTGTCCGGCGTGGCGCTCGCCGAGCCATTTCAGTTCTTCCTCAAGCGCCTTGGCGATGCGGCCGTCGCGCTCGGCCTGCTCGCGGTTGGGTCGGCCCTGCGCTGGGGCGAGGCGGGCGGGCGGTGGGCCGGCTCGGCATGGCTGGTCAGCGTGAAACTGATGCTGCTGCCGGCGCTCGCGTGGGCGCTCGGGCGCCAGTTCGGGCTCGCCGGCATCGCGTTCGACACGCTGGTGATGTTTGCCGCGCTGCCGTCGGCGAGTTCGGCGTACATCCTCGCGATGCGGATGGGCGGGGATGGGCCGGGCGTGGCATGGCTGATCTCCGTGACGACGCTGCTCGCGGTCGCGTCGCTGACGTTCTGGCTGCAGCTGCTCTAG
- a CDS encoding CaiB/BaiF CoA transferase family protein — protein sequence MRPKPLHGLRVLDLTRLLPGPLATQHLADYGAEVIKIEDTGAGDYARTMGAMNGATSYFYQVVNRGKKSLRLDLKNQAGRALFLRLVATADVVVEGFRPGVMDKLGLGYDTLAEAKPAIVYCSISGYGQTGPYAQRAGHDINYLGYSGVLDQIGVAGGPPAIPNLQIGDLLGGSLSALLGLLVAVIDAKATGRGRHVDVAMTDAALAHAIFPLVEVLAHGGVRPRGKDLLTGGVPCYGVYETADGRHMAVGALEEKFWLLVCDTLGRPDLKAAHLATGADGTRARNEIAAIFRGRTQAEWVAIFDAVDCCVTPVLRLEESLANAHIAARGMVVEVGGVRQFAPPVRLSEFEPGAATPAPEAGGNGDEILAGLGLDAAQIARLRADAVI from the coding sequence ATGCGACCGAAACCCCTGCACGGCCTGCGCGTCCTCGATCTCACACGCCTTCTGCCCGGCCCGCTCGCGACCCAGCACCTGGCCGATTACGGCGCCGAAGTCATCAAGATCGAAGACACCGGCGCCGGCGACTACGCGCGCACGATGGGTGCGATGAACGGCGCGACGAGCTATTTCTACCAGGTCGTCAATCGCGGCAAGAAGAGCCTGCGCCTCGACCTCAAGAACCAGGCGGGACGCGCGCTGTTCCTGCGCCTCGTTGCAACCGCCGACGTCGTCGTCGAAGGCTTCCGCCCCGGCGTCATGGACAAGCTCGGCCTCGGCTACGATACGCTCGCCGAGGCAAAACCGGCGATCGTCTACTGCAGCATCTCCGGCTACGGCCAGACCGGCCCGTACGCGCAGCGCGCCGGCCATGACATCAACTATCTCGGCTATTCCGGCGTGCTCGACCAGATCGGCGTGGCTGGAGGGCCGCCAGCGATCCCCAACCTGCAGATCGGCGACCTGCTCGGCGGCAGCCTGTCCGCGCTGCTCGGTCTGCTCGTTGCGGTCATCGATGCGAAGGCGACCGGGCGTGGTCGCCATGTGGACGTCGCGATGACCGACGCGGCGCTCGCGCATGCAATCTTTCCGCTCGTCGAGGTGCTCGCGCATGGCGGCGTGCGCCCGCGCGGCAAGGACCTGCTGACGGGCGGCGTGCCGTGCTACGGCGTGTATGAGACCGCCGACGGACGCCACATGGCGGTCGGCGCGCTCGAGGAGAAATTCTGGCTGCTGGTGTGCGACACGCTCGGCCGGCCCGATCTGAAGGCCGCCCACCTGGCGACCGGTGCGGACGGGACGCGTGCGCGCAATGAGATCGCGGCGATCTTTCGCGGCCGCACACAGGCCGAATGGGTGGCGATCTTCGACGCCGTCGATTGCTGCGTGACGCCGGTGCTGCGACTCGAGGAGAGCCTGGCGAACGCACACATCGCCGCGCGCGGCATGGTCGTCGAAGTCGGCGGCGTGCGCCAGTTCGCGCCGCCGGTCCGCCTGTCGGAGTTCGAGCCGGGGGCGGCGACGCCAGCGCCGGAGGCGGGCGGGAATGGCGACGAAATCCTTGCGGGACTCGGGCTCGATGCGGCGCAGATTGCGCGACTGCGTGCCGATGCGGTGATCTGA
- a CDS encoding response regulator transcription factor: protein MTRILIVEDHALVREALAQTLARLGEDVECVEAKGSEEALARLEETADWDLAVIDLMLPDLNGFGLLAVLARRFPDVPAIVVSALDDSVTIRRAMKGGASGFVSKASSGEVLRSAVRCVLEGGIYAPSEPEGAGKRSGASASERFGLTAGQTRVMELLAQGKSNREIADLLGLSEGTVKVHMSAIFRALNVSSRAQALIVIARYGPRL, encoded by the coding sequence GTGACCCGAATACTCATCGTCGAAGACCATGCGCTCGTGCGCGAGGCGCTGGCGCAGACTCTCGCCCGACTCGGGGAAGACGTGGAATGCGTCGAGGCGAAAGGCTCGGAAGAGGCGCTTGCCAGACTCGAGGAGACCGCGGACTGGGATCTCGCGGTGATCGACCTGATGCTGCCCGACCTCAACGGTTTTGGTTTGCTTGCAGTGCTCGCGCGGCGTTTTCCCGACGTGCCGGCGATCGTCGTGTCGGCGCTTGACGATTCGGTGACGATCCGTCGCGCGATGAAAGGCGGAGCTTCGGGCTTCGTGTCGAAGGCGAGTTCGGGCGAAGTGCTGAGAAGTGCAGTCAGATGCGTGCTCGAAGGCGGCATCTATGCGCCCAGTGAGCCCGAGGGCGCAGGAAAGCGCTCCGGCGCGTCGGCCAGCGAGCGTTTCGGGCTCACTGCCGGGCAGACGCGGGTCATGGAATTGCTGGCGCAAGGAAAATCCAATCGCGAGATCGCCGATCTGCTCGGATTGTCGGAAGGGACCGTCAAGGTGCATATGTCGGCGATCTTCCGCGCATTGAACGTCAGCAGCCGGGCGCAGGCGCTGATCGTGATCGCCCGCTACGGGCCGCGGCTGTAG
- a CDS encoding class I SAM-dependent methyltransferase has protein sequence MPPALKALFAQLAGCIVAATLVRSAPLGAGIWPLVAVQAISAAATGTVLRSARWWLPIHLGFVPLLVLAGRLDADPGWYLAAFGLLLAVYWTSFRTQVPLYPTNRATVAAVADLLPPGRRSRLLDLGSGTGSLLCPLARLRPDCRFRGIEAAPGPWLLSRLRARDQLNLRFERGDFFARSWSDFDVVYAFLSPVPMAKVWAKAREELRTGLLISNSFPVPGEAPERIVQVPDARATVLYIYRFGSTALQTE, from the coding sequence ATGCCTCCTGCCCTCAAGGCCCTGTTTGCCCAGCTCGCCGGCTGCATCGTCGCCGCCACCCTTGTCCGCAGCGCCCCGCTGGGCGCGGGCATCTGGCCGCTCGTGGCCGTCCAGGCGATCAGCGCCGCGGCAACCGGGACGGTTCTTCGCAGCGCCCGGTGGTGGCTGCCGATCCATCTCGGCTTCGTCCCGCTGCTGGTGCTCGCCGGGCGGCTCGACGCCGATCCGGGCTGGTATCTCGCGGCATTCGGGTTGCTGCTCGCGGTGTATTGGACGAGCTTCCGCACCCAGGTCCCGCTGTATCCGACGAACCGGGCAACGGTCGCCGCGGTCGCCGACCTGCTGCCGCCCGGCCGGCGCTCACGGCTGCTCGACCTCGGCAGCGGCACCGGGTCGCTGCTTTGCCCCCTCGCGCGGTTGCGCCCGGACTGCCGCTTCAGGGGCATCGAGGCTGCACCCGGCCCCTGGTTGCTGAGCCGCCTGCGGGCGCGGGACCAACTCAATCTGCGCTTCGAGCGCGGGGATTTCTTTGCCCGCTCATGGTCTGATTTTGATGTGGTCTACGCCTTTTTGTCGCCGGTGCCGATGGCCAAGGTGTGGGCCAAGGCGCGCGAGGAACTCCGCACCGGCCTGCTGATCAGCAATAGTTTCCCGGTGCCCGGAGAGGCCCCGGAGCGGATTGTCCAGGTACCGGACGCACGCGCGACCGTCCTCTACATCTACCGCTTCGGATCGACCGCGCTCCAGACGGAATAG
- a CDS encoding phenylacetate--CoA ligase family protein produces MNFYDARETRDPAARERELFARLPAQLAHAKANAPAFAKLLDGVNADAVTSREALAKLPVTRKSELLERQKAARPFGGFATTRWGAGCRRVFASPGPLYEPEGARPDYYRIARALFAAGFGEGDLVHNTFSYHFTPAGSMMETAAHALGCTVFPAGTGQTEQQVAALADLRPNAYVGTPSFLRIILERADELGVAHSFTKALVSGEAFPPSLREAFAARGIPAFQAYATADVGLIAYETPARDGMVVDEDVVLEIVRPGTGDPVAPGEVGEVVVTTFNPDYPLIRFGTGDLSALWPGTSPCGRTNVRIRGWMGRADQTTKVKGMFVHPGQIADVVRRHPEVRRARLVVDNPDLTDRMILHCEVEQAQAGLDAALAASIRELTKLRGEVSFCAPGSLANDGKVIDDVRTYE; encoded by the coding sequence ATGAACTTCTACGACGCCCGAGAAACCCGTGATCCCGCCGCGCGCGAACGCGAGCTGTTCGCTCGCCTGCCGGCGCAGCTCGCCCATGCGAAGGCAAATGCGCCGGCTTTCGCGAAGCTGCTCGACGGGGTCAACGCGGACGCGGTGACGAGCCGCGAAGCGCTCGCGAAGCTGCCGGTGACCCGCAAGTCCGAACTACTCGAACGCCAGAAGGCGGCGCGCCCGTTCGGCGGCTTCGCGACGACGCGCTGGGGCGCCGGCTGCCGCCGCGTGTTCGCGTCGCCCGGTCCGCTGTACGAGCCGGAGGGCGCGCGGCCCGACTATTACCGCATCGCGCGGGCGTTGTTCGCAGCCGGTTTCGGTGAAGGCGACCTCGTGCACAACACGTTCTCGTACCATTTCACGCCGGCCGGCTCGATGATGGAAACCGCCGCGCACGCGCTCGGCTGCACGGTGTTCCCGGCCGGCACCGGTCAGACCGAGCAGCAGGTGGCGGCGCTCGCGGATTTGCGGCCGAACGCGTATGTCGGCACGCCGTCTTTCCTGCGCATCATCCTCGAGCGCGCCGATGAACTCGGCGTCGCCCACAGTTTCACGAAAGCTCTCGTCTCCGGCGAGGCCTTTCCGCCGAGCCTGCGTGAGGCGTTCGCGGCGCGCGGCATTCCGGCATTCCAGGCCTACGCGACGGCCGACGTCGGGCTGATCGCATACGAGACGCCGGCGCGCGACGGCATGGTCGTCGACGAGGACGTCGTGCTCGAGATCGTCCGCCCCGGTACCGGCGACCCGGTCGCCCCCGGCGAAGTCGGTGAAGTCGTCGTCACGACCTTCAACCCGGACTATCCGCTGATCCGTTTCGGCACCGGCGACCTCTCCGCGCTGTGGCCGGGGACGTCGCCATGCGGACGCACAAACGTGCGGATCCGGGGTTGGATGGGGCGCGCCGACCAGACGACCAAAGTGAAGGGCATGTTCGTGCATCCGGGCCAGATCGCCGACGTCGTGCGGCGCCATCCCGAAGTCAGGCGCGCGCGCCTCGTCGTCGACAACCCGGATCTGACCGACCGCATGATCCTGCATTGCGAGGTCGAGCAGGCCCAAGCGGGCCTCGACGCGGCGCTCGCGGCGAGCATCCGCGAGCTGACAAAGCTGCGCGGCGAAGTGAGCTTCTGCGCGCCCGGCAGCCTGGCCAACGACGGCAAGGTCATCGACGACGTGCGCACGTATGAGTGA
- a CDS encoding ABC transporter substrate-binding protein — MPRGPRVFLATLLFLAATLGRGEAVAAAGVLFVSSERSGAYEETIAAISTALAPGVAAADIAVVETQQVTPGALAGSRIIVTVGAEAAQAVAEQAPRQPVLHTLLPRESFENLPAPPGAGRRSAVFLDQPVQRQIALLVEALPEWRQLALLVGPRSQPLAARLAAAAREQQMVVTIENIATDREIYPALERLLAERAILLALPDRVVFNSYTIQNILLTSYRHRSPLIGFSPAYVRAGALLGLFSTPAQISEQAAEAIRAVLAGGALPPPQAPRQFEVRINQNVARSLGITLEPAEDIAARMIRRDARP, encoded by the coding sequence ATGCCCCGCGGCCCCCGCGTTTTCCTTGCCACCCTGCTTTTCCTCGCCGCCACCCTCGGCCGGGGAGAAGCCGTCGCGGCTGCGGGCGTGCTGTTCGTAAGCAGCGAACGCAGCGGAGCATACGAAGAGACGATCGCGGCGATCAGCACAGCGCTTGCTCCGGGCGTCGCCGCTGCCGACATCGCGGTCGTGGAGACGCAACAGGTGACCCCGGGCGCGCTCGCCGGCAGCCGGATCATTGTCACAGTCGGGGCCGAAGCGGCGCAGGCGGTGGCCGAACAGGCGCCGCGCCAGCCGGTGCTGCACACGCTGTTGCCTCGCGAGAGCTTCGAGAACCTGCCTGCCCCGCCGGGAGCCGGCCGACGCTCCGCGGTGTTCCTCGACCAGCCGGTGCAGCGGCAGATCGCGCTGCTTGTCGAGGCCCTTCCCGAGTGGCGCCAGCTCGCGCTGCTCGTCGGTCCCCGCAGCCAGCCTCTCGCCGCCCGGTTAGCGGCTGCTGCGCGCGAGCAGCAGATGGTGGTGACGATCGAGAACATTGCCACCGACCGCGAAATCTATCCGGCGCTGGAGCGTCTGCTGGCCGAGCGTGCGATCCTGCTTGCGCTGCCCGATCGCGTCGTGTTCAACAGCTACACGATCCAGAACATTTTGCTCACGAGCTACCGCCACCGCTCGCCGCTGATCGGCTTTTCGCCCGCCTACGTTCGCGCGGGCGCGCTGCTCGGCCTGTTTTCGACACCGGCGCAAATCAGCGAACAGGCCGCGGAGGCGATCCGTGCAGTGCTCGCCGGCGGAGCGCTGCCGCCGCCACAGGCGCCGCGGCAGTTCGAGGTCCGCATCAACCAGAACGTCGCGCGCTCGCTGGGCATCACGCTCGAACCGGCGGAGGACATCGCCGCGCGGATGATCCGCAGGGACGCCAGGCCATGA
- a CDS encoding ABC transporter ATP-binding protein has product MQTNTAAAPAVPAAAPYLSINNVEVIYDHVILVLKGVSLDVPKGRIVALLGANGAGKSTTLKSISNLLGAERGDVTKGSIEFKGARIDQMTPNDLVRRGVIQVMEGRHCFGHLTIEENLLTGAYTRSISRTELKDSLEKVYHYFPRLKQRRMSQAGYTSGGEQQMCAIGRALMAKPEMILLDEPSMGLAPQIVEEIFEIVKDLNVKEQVSFLLAEQNTMVALRYADYGYIMENGRIVMEGEAKGLADNEDVKEFYLGLSGEGRKSFRDVKHYRRRKRWLS; this is encoded by the coding sequence GCAGACGAATACAGCCGCGGCCCCTGCCGTGCCGGCAGCAGCGCCGTACCTTAGCATCAACAACGTCGAGGTCATCTACGACCACGTGATCCTCGTGCTCAAGGGTGTGTCGCTCGACGTGCCGAAAGGCCGCATCGTCGCGCTGCTCGGCGCGAACGGTGCGGGCAAATCGACGACGCTGAAGTCGATCTCGAACCTGCTCGGCGCCGAGCGCGGCGACGTGACGAAAGGCAGCATCGAATTCAAGGGCGCGCGCATCGACCAGATGACGCCCAACGACCTCGTCCGGCGCGGCGTGATCCAGGTCATGGAAGGCCGCCACTGCTTCGGCCACCTGACGATCGAGGAGAACCTGCTGACCGGGGCCTATACGCGCTCGATCTCGCGCACCGAGCTGAAGGACAGCCTCGAGAAGGTTTACCACTACTTTCCGCGGCTGAAACAGCGGCGCATGTCGCAGGCCGGCTATACGTCGGGCGGTGAGCAGCAGATGTGCGCGATCGGCCGCGCGCTGATGGCCAAGCCCGAGATGATCCTGCTCGACGAGCCGTCGATGGGCCTTGCGCCGCAGATCGTCGAGGAGATCTTCGAGATCGTGAAGGACCTGAACGTGAAGGAGCAGGTGAGCTTCCTGCTCGCCGAGCAGAACACGATGGTTGCGCTGCGTTACGCCGACTATGGCTACATCATGGAAAACGGCCGCATCGTGATGGAAGGCGAAGCCAAGGGCCTGGCCGACAACGAGGACGTCAAGGAGTTCTACCTCGGCCTGTCGGGCGAGGGGAGGAAGAGCTTCCGCGATGTGAAGCATTACCGCCGGCGCAAGCGCTGGCTTTCTTGA